In Glycine max cultivar Williams 82 chromosome 4, Glycine_max_v4.0, whole genome shotgun sequence, the genomic stretch AAAGACCCTTCACAAGCAAACTTGCAAAACCGTTTGCAGTCCACCAAAGACAGCAACTTACCAGATCCTTAGGAAATGCATTTCTATTgctctaaataaaataataaaactagacTTCCACCAAAATCTAAAGCGGATTCATTATGCACACCAAACTAAACTGGTAGCAAACCACCAACTAGAAATGCACACTAAATAGACCAGAAATTTCAAAGTCAAACATGCACTAAATCAGATCTGGTGACCACACCCAAACCACACCAGCGCATAAACCAAATGGTACCCTACATTGCACTAAATATACCAAATTTACCAAAATAATAACCAAACCATGTACCAACACAGAAAGCATTTATCATAACAGAGTATTATGTATCATAATACAACGGATTCCCTAACTATGACATgcattaaggtttttttttttttttttcttaatcttcggattcattaagaaaaaaaatattgattaatttgaaattcgataaaaaaaataaataaaatctaattaataattatttttatcaaggattaaattcaaattctatcTGTGAACCATAAAGTTTTGATTAAATCTACTTTAACCAATCAAATGtattttcatcaattttcttAATCTCATTAGTGTGACAATTGTGTTGACTCTCTGAATGCTATTGTAACATTCCGTGTCAAGttttaaatgttatatattGAAATTGTGAGATATTAGGCATATAAAGGGAGGAAAAGAAAAGCATAGAGATTAAAGGTTATGagattcctttaaaaaaaaaacgttatgAAATTAATATTGACCTGATATGATTATTATAACGTAATGATATGAcaagatattttaatattatacataaggttttaaattgcattGTTAATCAAAGTTTTATCATGATTcttatattatgaaaaattattaataaatatgacGATGCAATTAAATTATGGTCACAAAAACTCAAAACTTTAATATTATGGTCAAAATTGTACATGcgaataattttctttttataaccaCGGAAATTAAGAGCTTTAGCTTTTCGGTGGGACATCTAGTATCTACATAAGTTTCGATTTGAGACTTAGTTACACTTAAAGCTCATTGACCTTTCCCAagaatatattttgtgaaaattgaaCACAAATTCTCTCCCATAAACTCAGCTTTTGTTGCAAACCATTTATTAAAACATTGATTATACATATGATTGATACACAACCTATGATTTGTACATGAGGCATAATGTCCTTAAACACCTTAATCGTGATTGAATGAAGCACACAATTttactaaaatgaaaataaaataaaacaagccCCTCCCTCTACCTTTCATGTTGTTGTTGCGTAAAAATTCAAAGTCAGCCGAAATACGTTTCAGCTAGTCATATCTCGAAAAGATCTCAAAATAATCAAACGATTTGTGTTAAGAAGGGGAATCTGCTTCTTGATTATGGGTTTTCAAGCAACTCCATAAAGCACCTGGTGTAAGAGAATGAAGAAGTGAAGAGATAGGATTTTACGTGAAAGACAAAGGTTGAAAGGCTATAAAGGAAAGTGATAAAGGAAAGGTTGTAAAGGAAAACTTTAAATGAAAGCAATAAATGACAGAAATGGTAAAAGAAAAGTGATAAAATAAGTGTAAGATAAAACAGGCTTGTGTTTTAGATTGATtgtgtgtgtaaaatttgaagtatgtgtgtgtaaaatttgaagtataagacctatttataggctacaAAATCAAATCATCTACTAGACCACGTTTTTCCAATTGATAACTTCCTAGAACATGGTTTGGGAGTTATACAACTAGGTTTGGGGGTCGTTTAGCTAGTTTTGCATTGATTCGGCTAATTCTAGTAGTTGAATTCGACAAACAATGGTTGATTTTGGCAAGCAACAGTTAGTTGGTTTTGGCTAACATTTCAGCTAACCAATTCCGAGGTAGATTTATCCTCTGAAAACTTCTAGTCACTGCTCTTAAAATCTAAGGACGTTCTCCTTTGTACACAAGTCAATTGATAAGTTATTTCAAACGTTAGAAAAGATGACAATTGCTTCCTATTTAAAGAGCACTATCATTGATTAGTTTTAATCGCTACAAgccatttgaatattaaaaaatcgTGAAAAATATCAtctttctttattaaattaaatctaacttaattcaactaatttttttatgcttaaaGTTAGGCAAAATCTATCATTTGACTAACATTGTAAGTAGCCAAAATGACTTTATCCATGTTCAACTAACACTGAAGTTAGATTAATCTCCGAGTCAGCTAATATTGAATGTAGCCAATTTGATCTTTTACTCATCCAATTAACCTTAAAATTAGTCGAATTCTGTCAATTCAATCAACATTGTAGATAATAGTATTGACCTTATTCATGTTCAGCTAACCTTCATGTTCAACAAATATTGAAGATTAATTGGTTGCGCAATCAACTAAATTGACCTTTTTCTTATTCAACTAACATTAATATTAGCTAAATTCTGACATTCGGCTAACCTTCTTATTTAGCTAATATTGAGAAGTCTTCAATTCCATATTCAACCAAAGTAACATTCACCTCATTCATCTAACATAAAAGTTAACCGAATTTTACCTTAATTAGTAGTCATTCTGTTAAATCCTCAACTGAATTGTAgcaaaatttggatattaacaCATGTAGTCCTCTCTTTTCCATGCCATCTCCATATTTTTCTTCCTCTCATTCTTTCAATTCTTTTCCCCCATTGTTTCAAAACTCAATAACTCCTCACACCCATAAGGGGCAAAAGCATGACAAAAGTGATTAGAGTTGAGAGAAACAATACCCGTCTCTTAAAAATCTCTATTGGAAGCTCTTTAAGATAAACCCATAAAGCTccatcattatttttataagacaGATTAGTAATGAACCTTTGTATGTGAGGTGTTGAAAATTTGTTAGCAATTGATATTTTTCATGGTGTCATATTAAATGTCCCTGCAAGTCCCTCGAGATACAACAAAAACTTCTGGATCAATGGCTAAgacaataaataaaactagcaaGTCAAGAATAAACCCACGAGtcgaaaatttagaaaaaagagAAGGGTTGAGAGCAATGTAAAACTGAGTCAGCGGATTTCATTGCGAAAGACCCATGAGACCCAATCTCATCCACCCAAACTACTGGTCACTTTAAAAGCTTTAATCACAAGTTGATATACAAACAACAGAAACATGTCTAGGCAATATGAGAATTCTTGCCTTTTAAAATACCTTTAAAATACAACATTATGGCATGTTAGAGTAGTATTAATTTCCCATCGACATCTGTTCTTACAAACAGTAGCACCTATACTTTCGTTAATATGAATTTTCTTGATACCTTTACTGCTCTTGGTGATCCATTATAAGAGCCCATATTCATCCAATCTTTAAATTAAACACACCCCATTATAGACACAGATTCCATTTTCAAGGTTTCCCCAATTTGTATTTTAACGTCAACGTGATAAGACATTGCAAATAAATCATCAAGAACAATTTCTAAATACAAATCAATAAggtctaatcaaaataataattctaattTCCAACTTAACACGCTAGTTTCCAAATAAAAgtctattttcaaaattaaatcctAACTCCCAACTTCTTTGGCCAAGTGAATTACAATGAACCATAATCATTGCACTAAACAATGAAGAGAAATGATTAACTCACGACTAAGACTAGAGTGCTCACCACGATGTGTCACCATCATTCATGTCCACAAATTTTACTCGTAGACATCAAGGTTAAACTCGATGAAAttcctttttaatataaataatttatgtaagtACTCATTAATTATTGAGTTTAATTATCATTGGTTGAGACTGCTATCAGAGGACTCACCATTTCTCTTTTGACTagaaattcacaaaatttattcgCACTAACTTTTCTCCCCCACACTTTCAAAAGGGTGGACCGTGTCTGTTCGAAAGAGCGAATGCGACCTTTGATCGTAAACTTCGTGAAAGAAGAAAGATCTCGCCGTGTCTTcaatttaagaaatttaaataattagagaAAATTAGTATAATACTATAGTATTAATCACAAGATTTAACAGGGACAGATAGCAGCTTCGATTATAGGAATTGCAACTATATAGGGTAGTTGAGACGAAATTAAAGTAGTCAattcaacaacaaaagaaattaaacctTTTTAGGTATTGTAATTAGGTGTGTAACCGAGAGGAGCCGAATTGAGAACTAGAAATTTAAGCTTGTGAATTATCTCCGGGTGTAAATAAATTAGCTATTTATGAATTATCAATAACTCGTAAAAACTTTGTTTACGTTACAcacatgtataaaaattaaaattatatacccTCTACAATATCATAATACATATTTACCAGATATTTGCATTTATAGATTATTATCTAATATTAAATATTCTATTAAAtactaaattgataaagaaaaaaaaggtttaagaaaaaaaatcacaaaataaaaaaaaattataaataaaataaaagagtcaAACTCAAGTTTTAATTATTCTAAAGAATAGCCCAAACAGACTTTTAATTAGACtcatctaaataaataaatcaaccttaaattatcaattttttttcccacaagtcaaacttaaattttcaatattatatCTTACTCAGCTCACTTACATCCcaacttaaattataaattgactttttttattttgtaaaatttttcctcaaattatttttaattttatcaatttaatatttaataaaacattttaatataatataatgatctacaaataaaaaatatatgttaaacaTGTGatataatatcataaaatttatgtaattacAATCTGAACTTgagttatttaaataaaatcaaataattcacGAATAAGACCTAGCAGCTATCATCATCATTACTCCAAAAGAGTTGACCAAGCGTTGTTTAATAGTAGTATTCTGTTActgtagaagaaaaataaataaaccttCACCTTGGTGGGATTTTACTCAATAAAGCAGAACCAGGTCAAAATGATGGTGAAATGGAAGAAAGTTGGAAACATGGAATTAGGGAAAAGGCAAAAAGCACCAGCTTggtgtaataaataaatctataTTTTCTATGGATATCGAATGCTATCCCTCAAATTATTATACAGAACTTGCATCTGCATCAATATATTCCCCTCCCACTTTCCCCTTGTCATCTTCCAATGCCGGGCCAAAAGAATTAAGAACGCCGAAAAAGGGGTACAAAAAAAGAACcagaaaaacaataataaatagagatttaaaaaaataaaaaaggccaTTTTTATACAGGGCGACGTTTAACTAACCAAGCTCCAGTTATATACAATATTCGATGGTATGGCTTCACTGCAAAACTTGTTTTCTCTGTCCCTCTTTAACTGGAATCAAAAGATCAGAACCTATGTTTTCTTTGTCATCTCATGTTGCAGCATTGAGGCCTTGAATACCTTTGCAGTTTATCCCACAGGCACATCATCTGCCTCGGCGATTGGTAATGGGCAGTGTAATAGTCTTCTATGCAACCAAATTGGCAGAACTTCAAGCTATGCGAGTAGTGTACTGGTTTTGAGCTGTTGAATTGCTCCACCCACATTCCCATACTCACATCTTCCATCTTGAACAACTGCAtcaagaagaaatcaagaaacatTCAGCCAAAACAGAATTTCAAACGGAAGGAATTCAGGTCCTGCCCCTATGGAAGAACAGAGAAAAAAGTGCAATATAAAATGTTTCTAACCCTTAATTTATGCATTTCGAATTCAGATACAATATAGCGTGCGATATCTGATGACAAAATATAACCAGGTCCATTAGCATAGGGTGGGTAATCCTCTTCTGGCCACTCCTGCGGGgaaaaaaaggtaacatcaacaacaatcaatacaaGTTTAATGTGGTCACAGTATGAAAGTATGGGGCCTAGTTAAATCAATCACAATATGGCAAAACACACTTAAGGACCATGGTATACAGTCCATAAATTCAAGGGTGCAACTGCTACTTGGAGCTAAGTAGCTAACTATAAAAGGAGAGGACAGAATGGTTGAATGCACGACAAAATGGGAAGTAGAAGCTAAGAAGAAAACAGGCAATTCAggcattttttatatcaaaatatagaCATTTTGTTAATTGacattaataaaaacaaaattacaatgtTCTCTAGAGTACTCTCAATCCTTAATTCTAAACAGAAGCATTGCAATGGGTGCCGATTACTTACTTCATATGTCACTGCCCATTTCCCATagcgcaagggtttgtggtagTAATTTATATTCCCAATATAAAAGCTCGTACCATCTGGAACCTTCCTTGCTTCATCGATAACGGCATCCACTCTAACAAAAGTGTCATCATCACCTTTCATGACATACTTAGCAGAAACCGTATGTACCTATGAACAATAAGAAGCAAATCTTATATATCACTGAAGAATTTGTATTTCAcaactctttttttaataatctatATCTTATCTCACCCCATATTCACATATGGCCACTGTTTTCAACACAACAAGATCATAGTTATCCAAATACGGCACTATaacaatatcaccaaaaaaTTCTGCTTCCTTCTTCAACTCTGCATTAATTTCTTGTCTTGCATGCTGccaagatttcaatcaaatagtAAGAAACCCCAACTGAATATCAGAAATAAGATCTTAACTCTAAATACAAAAAATCTGTGAAGTAATAACTGTTACCAGTGCCACAAAGAAACGAGCAACCACTACTCCAGATTTGATGAGCCTATGCTGCATCCATGATTTCCTCACAGCCATCCGCTCAGCAAAATGGTTTCCAGCAGAGAGGACACCAATGAACAATTCGATGCCAGAGTCATGAAGTGGCTGAGCACGCCACCTGGTGGAAAATTCAAGATGCCGCTGCGGGGCAAAACTGGGATGCGATGAAGGCAAAGACGCCGCAAATACAGAGTGGACATCAATGTCTCCTGTCAACGAAAGCCCGGTGGCATCCTCAAGGGTAAAACCCTGCCAAAATCAAAAAGGCAAAATCAAGCGACCATACAAATCAATCTTCACAAGTCCAGGTTAACAACTTAAAGGGGTATGATATATCACTCACAGCGCGATAAGGAAAAGAGGTCACATGCCTCCCATCCACAGAAACATGATACCCCTCCAACCCAGCACTAATAGAAAGAACAAACAGCTTCCCCTCAGAAAACGGGAATGGCCAGTCAATGGTTACTTTCTTCGTGTGCCCTATCAGTCTACTCAACCACCACGTCGCCTTAGATCCCTCCAAATGATCTTCATCATCCCGAATCCACTTCTCACACTTTGCCATACTATCAACTGCATATAATGCAAGCAATAACTCAACTCAATGCAATCAATCACAAGCCACAACCAAACACAAGTAACCTCATCACACAAGTTGGAATATCACATATTTCTTATCTCACACAGTCATCAATCCAAagatgagaagaaaaaagaaacactttttttaaaaaaaaatccaccaaaattcaacaaaaattgGAATGTCACACATTTCAAATGTTCACCATCAGTCCATCAGAAATCATCATTGAGATGActccaattataattataataaaaatcaaataacttaCTATGATTGGATGATTGGATGAGCTTGTAAAGAACGTTAgctattctaattaaattcatcaatccaaataaggaaaaaaatcaataaaaacctAATTGAACACATCAAAGTTACTAGTATACCATCCACATCATAAAACATTTCCTAATTTaagaattttcaaatttaaccaaGCTTCTAAAAGATCTTCAGTTCCGAAATTCACCGGTATCTTCATCGGCCTTAGATTTCCAACCGTCACATCTAAGAGCAGAACCCCACTGCATGCGGTAACACGTGTTTAGTTCGATAACAGGTTTTCCACCCCAATCCCCCTTCAACCTAGGGTTGAAGTGAAAAACCCTAGGAGGCTCTTCACCATCAACAGTTTTTAGCCCCTGCAACTCCACCACGAACTGTGACACCATCACGGGCTCATCCTCCGTCACCACCGTTATCTTCGGCTCGAAATCCGGCCTAGCCTCCAACGGCTTCCCAACGACCGTTATGTGGGACCCCAACGTGAGCCCACACGGCAACGGCACGACGCCCGAGACGTCA encodes the following:
- the LOC100816777 gene encoding hydroxyproline O-galactosyltransferase GALT6 — its product is MMKRKLETLVWLTRKRSIQFLIGVFFLYLVLVTLELPFVFRTDFATVTTTRSPRLLSEEDSLRKDSPARPLKTVSNADSPSQLARRRSSVVSALVLNDAAFGSHVNNGSSELYKQVKHAREVGRSLWEDLESGKPLTRTVAARAAENRSGSCPGSVSLSGPDVVDVSGVVPLPCGLTLGSHITVVGKPLEARPDFEPKITVVTEDEPVMVSQFVVELQGLKTVDGEEPPRVFHFNPRLKGDWGGKPVIELNTCYRMQWGSALRCDGWKSKADEDTVDSMAKCEKWIRDDEDHLEGSKATWWLSRLIGHTKKVTIDWPFPFSEGKLFVLSISAGLEGYHVSVDGRHVTSFPYRAGFTLEDATGLSLTGDIDVHSVFAASLPSSHPSFAPQRHLEFSTRWRAQPLHDSGIELFIGVLSAGNHFAERMAVRKSWMQHRLIKSGVVVARFFVALHARQEINAELKKEAEFFGDIVIVPYLDNYDLVVLKTVAICEYGVHTVSAKYVMKGDDDTFVRVDAVIDEARKVPDGTSFYIGNINYYHKPLRYGKWAVTYEEWPEEDYPPYANGPGYILSSDIARYIVSEFEMHKLRLFKMEDVSMGMWVEQFNSSKPVHYSHSLKFCQFGCIEDYYTAHYQSPRQMMCLWDKLQRYSRPQCCNMR